From Glycine max cultivar Williams 82 chromosome 11, Glycine_max_v4.0, whole genome shotgun sequence, the proteins below share one genomic window:
- the LOC100809503 gene encoding cytochrome P450 86B1: protein MTNTTTSTILPFNQTNPMHSHIPFHSNTMTKPRNLNLTFLLQDIQILEIFLAVLVFIIIHSLRQKKHHGLAVWPVLGMVPSLVTGLRTNLYEWITEVLKRQNGTFRFKGPWFSNLNCIVTSDPRNLEHLLKTKFPLYPKGGYFRNTVRELLGDGIFNADDDTWQKQRKTASIEFHSTKFRQLTTESLFELVHYRLLPVLEASVKKSVAIDLQDILLRLTFDNVCMIAFGVDPGCLQLGLPEIPFAKAFEDATEATVFRFVTPTCLWKAMKFLNLGMERKLNKSIKGVDEFAESVIRTRKKELSLQCEDSKQRLDLLTVFMRLKDENGQAYSDKFLRDICVNFILAGRDTSSVALSWFFWLLEQNPQVEENILAEICKVVSQRKDIEREEFDNSLRFRPEEIKKMDYLHAALSEALRLYPSVPVDHKEVVEDDTFPDGTVLKKGTKVIYAIYAMGRMEGIWGKDCKEFKPERWLRDGRFMSESAYKFTAFNGGPRLCLGKDFAYYQMKYAAASIVYRYHVKVVENHPVEPKLALTMYMKHGLKVNLYQRDAAQIQKHLEDGLK from the exons ATGACCAACACCACCACCTCCACAATATTACCCTTCAATCAAACCAATCCCATGCATTCCCACATTCCCTTTCATTCCAACACCATGACCAAACCAAGAAACCTCAATCTCACCTTCCTCCTGCAAGACATCCAAATTTTGGAGATTTTCCTTGCAGTTCTTGTCTTCATAATCATTCATTCCCTTAGACAAAAGAAGCATCATGGCCTAGCTGTTTGGCCTGTCCTTGGAATGGTTCCTTCTTTGGTGACAGGACTCAGAACCAACCTGTATGAATGGATCACAGAAGTGCTCAAAAGACAAAACGGGACATTCAGATTCAAAGGGCCTTGGTTTAGCAACCTCAACTGCATTGTCACTTCTGATCCTCGCAACCTCGAGCACCTTCTCAAAACCAAGTTCCCTCTCTACCCCAAAGGAGGGTACTTCAGGAACACAGTTAGAGAACTACTAGGAGATGGCATATTCAACGCAGACGACGACACGTGGCAGAAGCAAAGGAAGACAGCAAGCATTGAATTTCATTCAACCAAGTTCAGGCAATTAACAACAGAATCATTGTTTGAGCTTGTCCACTATAGGCTCTTGCCTGTGTTAGAAGCATCAGTTAAGAAATCTGTTGCAATAGACCTCCAAGACATTCTCTTAAGGCTAACTTTTGACAATGTTTGCATGATAGCATTTGGTGTCGATCCTGGTTGTTTGCAATTGGGTTTGCCTGAGATACCATTTGCTAAAGCCTTTGAGGATGCAACTGAAGCCACGGTGTTTCGCTTTGTGACCCCTACGTGTTTGTGGAAGGCCATGAAGTTTCTCAACTTGGGGATGGAAAGGAAGCTGAATAAGTCCATAAAAGGGGTTGATGAGTTTGCTGAGAGTGTCATTCGGACTAGAAAGAAGGAACTCTCTTTGCAATGCGAGGACTCGAAGCAGAGGTTGGATTTGTTAACCGTGTTTATGAGGCTGAAGGATGAAAATGGACAAGCCTATTCGGATAAGTTTTTGAGGGATATATGTGTGAACTTTATATTGGCAGGGAGAGACACTTCTTCTGTTGCTTTGAGTTGGTTTTTCTGGTTGCTTGAACAGAATCCTCAAGTGGAGGAGAATATATTAGCAGAGATATGCAAGGTGGTGAGTCAAAGGAAGGACATAGAAAGGGAAGAGTTTGATAATTCTTTGAGATTTAGGCCAGAGGAGATCAAGAAGATGGATTATTTGCATGCTGCTTTATCAGAAGCCCTGAGGTTATACCCTTCTGTGCCTGTGGATCACAAGGAG GTAGTTGAAGATGATACATTCCCAGATGGAACGGTGCTGAAGAAAGGGACGAAAGTGATCTATGCAATCTATGCAATGGGAAGAATGGAAGGCATATGGGGGAAGGACTGCAAGGAGTTCAAGCCAGAAAGATGGTTAAGAGATGGAAGGTTCATGAGTGAGTCTGCATACAAATTCACTGCCTTCAATGGTGGACCACGCTTGTGCTTAGGCAAAGATTTTGCATACTATCAGATGAAATATGCTGCGGCCAGCATCGTCTACCGCTACCATGTGAAGGTGGTGGAGAACCACCCTGTGGAGCCAAAGCTTGCCTTAACCATGTACATGAAGCATGGATTAAAAGTTAATCTCTACCAAAGGGATGCTGCACAAATTCAAAAACACTTGGAAGATGGATTAAAATGA
- the LOC100783481 gene encoding uncharacterized protein codes for MATVETKIKGMEIEYPKPKTSLSLCCFGSFHSKTPTRSKHKTKQESGTSSSWFPWQRIRFRVKNSMAKTVPLEGSEFDETDKLKLKLKANKVHSSWCKWKSKSKSDLLNKTLSNSKPSQTPSKSRQNRGNNIEGDRRQQSKSSSSSRKGVPHAVSLPTSKKQNSQTTWKHGKHKQLENAERYNYNPVAAAAASVVVITLVSMIVWGRFCSIICTSAWLYLILQTTWTRRETSQDIM; via the exons ATGGCCACGGTCGAAACCAAAATAAAAGGCATGGAAATAGAATATCCAAAACCCAAAACCTCCCTTTCTCTATGTTGCTTCGGATCATTTCACAGTAAAACTCCAACACGATCTAAACATAAGACAAAACAAGAGAGTGGAACCAGCAGCAGCTGGTTTCCATGGCAAAGGATTAGATTTCGAGTGAAGAACTCAATGGCCAAAACGGTGCCGCTTGAAGGCTCTGAATTTGATGAGACAGACAAGCTCAAACTCAAACTCAAAGCTAACAAAGTTCATTCATCATGGTGTAAGTGGAAGTCAAAGTCAAAGTCAGACTTACTCAACAAGACTTTAAGCAACTCCAAACCCAGTCAAACACCTTCAAAGTCACgg CAAAACAGAGGAAACAACATAGAGGGTGACAGGCGTCAACAAAGTAAGTCATCATCATCTTCCAGAAAAGGTGTTCCACACGCGGTTTCTCTTCCAACTTCAAAAAAGCAGAATTCTCAAACGACATGGAAACACGGCAAGCACAAACAGCTTGAGAACGCAGAAAGGTATAACTATAACCCTGTGGCTGCTGCTGCTGCGTCTGTGGTTGTGATAACTTTGGTATCAATGATAGTGTGGGGTCGTTTCTGTTCCATCATTTGCACTTCCGCTTGGCTCTATCTCATCCTCCAAACGACATGGACAAGAAGAGAGACATCCCAAGATATCATGTAG
- the LOC100782585 gene encoding ATP-dependent Clp protease proteolytic subunit 2, mitochondrial, producing MRGVVKAFAGNLLFHGRKTQTQCIRSYSLIPMVIEHSSRGERAYDIFSRLLKERIICINGPISDDTAHVVVAQLLFLESENPSKPINMYLNSPGGAVTAGLAIYDTMQYIRSPVNTICMGQAASMGSLLLAAGAKGERRSLPNATIMIHQPSGGYSGQAKDIAIHTKHIVRVWDSLNELYAKHTGQSVEVIQTNMDRDNFMTPKEAKEFGLIDEVIDQRPMALVSDAVGNEGKDKGSN from the exons ATGAGAGGGGTCGTGAAAGCGTTTGCGGGGAATCTGTTGTTCCATGGAAGAAAGACTCAGACTCAGTGCATTCGCTCCTACAGTCTGATCCCAATGGTGATAGAGCACTCTTCCCGAGGTGAGAGGGCATACGACATCTTCTCGCGCCTTCTGAAGGAGCGCATTATCTGCATCAACGGACCCATCTCCGACGACACTGCCCACGTCGTCGTTGCGCAGCTCCTCTTCCTCGAATCCGAAAATCCTTCCAAACCCATCAACATGTACCTCAATTCCCCCGGTGGCGCCGTCACCGCAG GGCTTGCTATTTATGATACGATGCAGTATATCCGGTCTCCAGTCAATACAATCTGTATGGGTCAAGCCGCATCCATGGGTTCTCTCCTTTTGGCTGCAGGTGCCAAGGGGGAGAGGCGGTCTCTTCCAAATGCAACAATCATGATTCACCAGCCTTCTGGCGGTTATAGTGGCCAGGCAAAGGATATTGCAATTCACACCAAGCACATAGTTCGGGTTTGGGATTCTTTGAATGAGTTGTATGCCAAGCATACGGGCCAGTCGGTTGAGGTTATTCAGACAAATATGGACAGGGATAACTTTATGACTCCAAAGGAGGCCAAAGAGTTTGGGCTCATTGATGAGGTCATTGATCAGAGACCTATGGCTTTGGTTTCTGACGCTGTTGGTAACGAAGGAAAAGATAAAGGTTCCAATTAG
- the LOC100810034 gene encoding ENHANCER OF AG-4 protein 2 produces MAPGRRRGANKAKANGHLSLGDLVLAKVKGFPAWPAKISRPEDWDKVPDPKKYFVQFFGTKEIAFVAPADIQAFTSEAKNKLSARLQGKTKYFAQAVKEICAAFDEMQKQKASGLADDTDDSHIGSEAPSNDGVVGNLKDAADAVSNAEKDNIDMDNVCSNLEYCVPRIGENDSQDEKLSVSNHPNESSSVSSPVIKNKLAIGSETKKNANKSSFKGASNVNDFRQDANGHSDLTNGTKTRKLDNGSRKKSEAASGSNRNGGSSTGKFMKEGNCTGRGDLSRSGETLKAVKKRKNAFSVKSDSPDTLKPNDNGTTGEKDSNLMKVKTSHEVKNELQEISFDSEDADGKSSSMRKKTQLHAKHNVGGANESLHATKKLKLMDAKDDSTLGYTSKILKRASPVSTVIEDRPFKKLESKKSTPNLKTEKSLPSRGQIGGAGSDDSVHELLPGTKHHSQVQKIMPDSAGIASDEKKERSFLRPKGDTNNVVIKQVERKRRAVCLFDDDDDDKPKTPVHGGAAKNMKSSSVSEVKKRNIVHSEKSDVVQLAQRNSSELEDTHLKEPSSQLHDDRLSIQQPLKEKDDEVIPVHVPYSPEKLDLKQFPSNVTKLSSVSPLKSPQLVPATKSNAERNKVSKVSLKVSSNATQKRAEHGSSKSSHNLSSSQNQVVTHKKKPAMSAEIFKTTSETLPQAVEVPATTVCSKDPDALHVDRLEVGTEEKNSIYTVSGTPESAKTMKHLIAAALAKRKQAHSQCLPSGFPNVQEGTPSPSTVQPFLPVSSNFVPADIQGVYEHTTLASPPTKELHSASHNQLDADDIEERRVGSVQRGLGGSLSGGTEAAVAREAFEGMIETLSRTKESIGRATRLAIDCAKYGIANEVVELLIRKLETETSFHRKVDLFFLVDSITQCSHNQKGIAGASYIPTVQAALPRLLGAAAPPGASARENRRQCLKVLRLWLERKIFPESVLRRYMDDIGVSNDDMTVSFSLRRPSRAERSVDDPIREMEGMLVDEYGSNATFQLPGFLSSHAFEEDEDEYEDAIPINLCKETCDASPADPPHTLGESETSTVTPNDKRHCILKDVDGELEMEDVSGYPKDERPIFFNSSDEIDLQHQDSDRNLDPTSNISEETSVTPEGSPPMPLDSPPPPPPLPSSPPPPPPPLSPSPPPPPPRPMLQPPPPPLPPSAPPVSLVPQSSGPARPLLSQSLMPSQSSHQSSPQLGYQQSVPHDFSGTTNGNQIVPMTGNSFPGGHNNAVVKNEVFPQPSAYAPTAGCSSQEPSGFNPSRQLEYGQNDMYLNAQVPQPNHQFQQGNPPFAQRHAHAAPPQNPPNPYSYSNPTVQQHLPHSFHPPFPLPSLPDGRRQFVADEQWRMSSSEFKTNSQHGVWRGRSPSCPGPPYGQEGHFRPSLERPPVSTVGFQRPISGNLPVAPISGHVPQMMPCRPDIPAVNSWRPT; encoded by the exons ATGGCTCCCGGGCGTCGACGCGGAGCGAACAAGGCTAAGGCCAATGGCCACTTGAGTTTGGGCGATCTTGTACTCGCTAAGGTCAAGGGCTTCCCCGCTTGGCCTGCGAAG ATAAGCAGGCCTGAAGATTGGGACAAAGTCCCTGATCCGAAGAAATATTTTGTTCAATTCTTTGGTACAAAAGAAAT AGCTTTTGTTGCCCCAGCAGATATTCAGGCATTTACCAGTGAGgctaaaaataagttgtctgcTCGTCTTCAAGGCAAGACAAAGTACTTTGCCCAAGCTGTGAAGGAAATATGTGCAGCATTTGATGAGATGCAGAAACAGAAGGCTAGTGGTTTGGCAGATGACACCGATGATTCTCATATTGGTTCAGAGGCTCCTTCTAATGATGGGGTAGTAGGTAACCTAAAGGATGCTGCTGATGCTGTATCAAATGCAGAAAAAGATAACATTGATATGGATAATGTTTGCTCTAATTTGGAGTACTGTGTGCCGAGAATAGGAGAAAATGACAGCCAAGATGAAAAGCTCTCTGTATCTAACCATCCAAATGAAAGTTCTTCTGTTTCATCACCTgtgataaaaaacaaattagccATTGGTTCAGAGACAAAGAAAAATGCTAACAAATCTAGTTTTAAAGGTGCtagtaatgttaatgattttagGCAAGATGCTAATGGGCATAGTGATTTAACAAATGGAACTAAGACAAGAAAGCTTGATAATGGCTCAAGGAAGAAAAGTGAAGCTGCAAGTGGTAGTAATAGAAATGGTGGATCATCTACTGGAAAATTTATGAAGGAGGGAAATTGTACTGGCCGTGGTGATCTTTCTAGGTCTGGAGAGACATTGAAAGCtgtgaagaaaaggaaaaatgcaTTTTCTGTCAAATCAGATTCTCCAGATACTCTTAAGCCAAACGATAATGGTACTACTGGAGAAAAAGATAGCAACTTGATGAAAGTGAAAACAAGTCATGAGGTAAAAAATGAGCTGCAGGAGATCTCGTTTGATTCTGAGGATGCCGATGGTAAAAGTTCTAGTATGAGGAAGAAGACCCAACTTCATGCAAAGCATAATGTAGGAGGAGCAAATGAATCTTTACATGCTACCAAGAAGTTGAAGCTTATGGATGCCAAAGATGATTCAACTTTAGGGTATACTTCAAAAATTCTGAAAAGAGCTTCGCCTGTCTCTACTGTTATTGAAGACagaccatttaaaaaattagaatctaAGAAGTCTACACCAaatttgaaaacagaaaaaagcTTGCCATCAAGGGGTCAAATTGGTGGTGCAGGTTCTGATGATTCTGTCCATGAGTTACTACCTGGGACTAAACATCATAGCCAGGTTCAGAAAATTATGCCTGATTCTGCTGGCATTGCTTctgatgaaaagaaagaaagaagtttTCTTAGACCGAAAGGTGATACAAATaatgttgtgataaaacaagtaGAGAGGAAACGTAGAGCTGTttgcctttttgatgatgacgaCGACGACAAACCTAAAACTCCTGTTCATGGAGGAGCtgcaaaaaatatgaaatcgtCTTCTGTTTCAGAGGTCAAGAAGAGAAACATTGTACACTCAGAGAAGTCTGATGTTGTTCAGCTGGCTCAAAGAAATTCCAGTGAACTTGAGGACACCCATTTGAAAGAGCCGTCTTCACAATTACATGATGACCGTTTGTCAATTCAGCAGCCTCTAAAAGAGAAAGATGACGAAGTAATTCCTGTGCATGTCCCTTACAGTCCTGAAAAATTAGATTTGAAGCAGTTTCCCTCCAATGTGACAAAATTAAGCTCTGTCTCTCCACTAAAATCACCACAGTTGGTACCTGCAACTAAGTCAAATGCTGAGCGGAATAAAGTATCCAAAGTGTCGCTTAAAGTTTCCAGTAATGCTACTCAAAAGAGGGCAGAGCACGGGTCTTCAAAGTCTTCACATAACCTTAGCTCTTCTCAGAATCAAGTTGTGACTCATAAAAAGAAACCTGCAATGTCTgcagaaatttttaaaactacttCGGAGACATTGCCTCAGGCAGTTGAAGTTCCTGCTACAACAGTTTGTTCTAAGGATCCTGATGCTCTACATGTTGATAG ATTGGAGGTGGGCacagaagagaaaaatagtatatatactGTTTCTGGGACTCCTGAATCTGCTAAAACTATGAAGCATCTTATTGCGGCTGCCCTGGCAAAAAGGAAACAAGCTCATTCACAATGTCTTCCTTCTGGCTTTCCCAATGTTCAGGAGGGGACTCCTAGCCCCTCCACAGTTCAGCCATTTCTGCCTGTCTCGAGCAATTTTGTGCCAGCAGATATACAGGGAGTTTATGAACACACAACATTGGCTTCTCCACCAACTAAAGAGCTTCACTCTGCTTCTCATAATCAACTTGATGCTGATGACATTGAGGAGAGGAGAGTTGGTTCAGTGCAAAGGGGTCTAGGAGGCTCGCTGAGTGGTGGTACTGAGGCTGCTGTTGCTCGTGAAGCTTTTGAAGGAATGATTGAAACATTGTCAAGGACCAAGGAAAGTATTGGCCGTGCAACTCGTCTTGCCATTGACTGTGCCAAGTATGGCATTGCGAACGAG GTTGTTGAACTTCTCATCCGAAAGTTGGAAACTGAAACTAGTTTTCATCGCAAAGtagatttgttttttcttgttgATTCCATCACCCAGTGCTCACATAATCAAAAAG GCATTGCTGGAGCCTCCTACATCCCTACTGTTCAGGCAGCGTTGCCACGTCTTCTTGGTGCTGCTGCTCCCCCTGGAGCTAGTGCCCGTGAAAATCGTCGTCAGTGTCTCAAG GTTTTGAGGCTGTGGCTTGAGAGGAAAATTTTTCCTGAATCAGTTCTTCGCCGTTACATGGATGATATTGGAGTTTCAAATGATGATATGACAGTTAGCTTTTCTCTCAGACGTCCATCTCGAGCAGAGCGATCTGTGGATGACCCAATTAGAGAAatggaaggcatgcttgttgaTGAGTATGGAAG TAATGCTACGTTTCAGCTGCCTGGGTTTTTATCTTCACATGCatttgaagaagatgaagatgaatatgAAGATGCTATACCAATCAATTTGTGTAAGGAGACATGTGATGCGTCGCCAGCAGATCCCCCACATACCCTTGGAGAATCAGAAACTTCTACTGTTACCCCAAATGACAAGCGCCATTGTATCTTAAAGGATGTGGATGGCGAGCTGGAAATGGAAGATGTTTCAGGTTATCCAAAGGATGAAAGGCCCATATTTTTTAACAGTTCTGATGAAATTGATTTGCAACATCAGGACTCAGATAGGAATTTAGATCCAACTTCAAACATTTCAGAAGAGACGTCAGTTACTCCAGAGGGTTCTCCTCCTATGCCACTCGATTCACCTCCTCCACCCCCACCTTTGCCTTCGTCACCTCCGCCACCTCCTCCTCCATTATCTCCATCTCCTCCCCCACCTCCCCCACGCCCAATGTTGCAACCCCCACCTCCTCCTTTACCACCCTCAGCCCCTCCAGTGTCATTGGTTCCTCAATCGTCAGGACCAGCTCGGCCACTTCTCTCCCAGTCATTAATGCCATCTCAGTCATCACATCAGTCTTCCCCACAGTTGGGTTATCAGCAGAGTGTACCTCATGACTTTAGTGGCACTACTAAT GGTAACCAAATAGTTCCAATGACTGGGAATTCTTTTCCTGGAGGTCACAATAATGCAGTTGTCAAGAATGAAGTATTTCCACAGCCCTCTGCTTATGCTCCAACAGCTGGCTGCAGCTCCCAGGAACCTTCTGGTTTTAACCCTTCAAGGCAATTAGAATACGGACAGAATGATATGTACCTAAATGCTCAAGTTCCTCAACCTAACCATCAATTTCAGCAGGGTAATCCCCCATTTGCTCAGAGGCATGCACATGCTGCCCCACCCCAAAATCCACCAAATCCATACTCATATTCAAATCCTACAGTTCAGCAGCATCTTCCACATTCATTCCATCCTCCCTTCCCTTTACCATCCCTTCCAGATGGCCGGAGACAATTTGTTGCTGATGAGCAATGGAGAATGTCATCGAgtgaatttaaaacaaacagtCAACATGGTGTATGGAGAGGGAGAAGTCCTTCATGTCCTGGTCCACCCTATGGGCAAGAAG GTCATTTTCGGCCATCACTTGAAAGGCCGCCAGTAAGCACTGTAGGTTTTCAGCGACCAATTTCAGGCAATCTACCTGTTGCTCCAATATCAG GACATGTACCTCAGATGATGCCCTGTAGGCCAGACATTCCTGCTGTTAATAGTTGGAGACCCACTTGA